The Roseicyclus marinus genome has a segment encoding these proteins:
- a CDS encoding MerR family transcriptional regulator, with protein MGKETRLSFKEMCARFDVTPRTLRHYEYIELLFPEREGRARFYGPREVARMTLILRGRRWGFALEEIRQWLEMYDADPQGGAQRKAWLALADRQLAELRQRRAELDEIIEELQSVRDRTEASWS; from the coding sequence ATGGGCAAGGAAACGCGGCTCAGCTTCAAGGAGATGTGCGCACGCTTCGACGTGACGCCGCGCACGCTCCGGCATTACGAATACATCGAACTGCTCTTTCCCGAACGCGAGGGACGGGCGCGGTTCTACGGCCCGCGCGAGGTGGCGCGCATGACGCTGATCCTGCGTGGGCGGCGCTGGGGTTTCGCGCTCGAAGAAATCCGCCAATGGCTCGAGATGTATGACGCGGACCCGCAGGGCGGCGCGCAACGCAAGGCCTGGCTGGCGCTGGCCGACCGGCAATTGGCCGAACTGCGCCAGCGGCGGGCCGAACTGGACGAGATCATCGAAGAGCTGCAAAGCGTGCGCGACAGGACCGAGGCGTCCTGGAGCTGA
- a CDS encoding PaaI family thioesterase, translating to MTGETGSGDDRIGEAGSVIAQKARIARQFIAAIPFSGALDMRLEEIGDGIATISMPWSEALVGDPKTGVIHGGAVSALMDTCGGAAVMCHPEALAGTATIDLRIDYMRAATPGQRITARAECYHVTRSVAFVRAEAWDEDRTRPVAAATGAFTVERPAPEAKP from the coding sequence ATGACGGGCGAGACGGGCAGCGGGGACGACAGGATCGGGGAGGCCGGGTCGGTCATCGCGCAAAAGGCGCGGATCGCGCGCCAGTTCATCGCAGCGATCCCGTTCTCGGGCGCGCTCGACATGCGGCTGGAGGAGATCGGGGACGGGATCGCCACGATCTCGATGCCCTGGTCGGAGGCCCTGGTGGGCGATCCCAAGACCGGGGTGATCCATGGCGGCGCGGTTTCGGCGCTGATGGACACCTGCGGGGGCGCGGCGGTCATGTGCCATCCCGAGGCGCTGGCAGGCACCGCGACCATCGATCTGAGGATCGACTACATGCGCGCGGCGACGCCCGGTCAGCGCATCACGGCGCGGGCCGAATGCTACCACGTCACCCGCTCGGTCGCCTTTGTCCGGGCCGAGGCCTGGGACGAGGACCGCACGCGCCCGGTCGCGGCGGCCACCGGGGCCTTTACCGTCGAGCGCCCCGCACCGGAGGCCAAGCCATGA
- a CDS encoding PaaI family thioesterase, with translation MSRGKPEPVERIKQRRDRALAVLVEAVPYIGFLGVSFDRRGDELTGVLSYDPKLIGNPLLPALHGGAIASFLEVTAIMELSFTLLWDDVESGRIAAESLSPATLPRLPKTIDFTVDYLRSGLPRDAYARARVNRQGRRYASVHVEAWQDNRQRLFAQATGHFLMPPRDG, from the coding sequence ATGAGCCGGGGCAAGCCCGAACCTGTCGAGCGGATCAAGCAGCGCCGTGACCGCGCGCTGGCCGTTCTGGTCGAGGCCGTGCCCTATATCGGGTTTCTGGGCGTCAGTTTCGACCGGCGCGGCGACGAATTGACCGGGGTCTTGAGCTATGACCCGAAGCTGATCGGCAACCCGCTTTTGCCCGCGCTGCACGGGGGGGCGATCGCGTCTTTCCTCGAGGTGACGGCGATCATGGAATTGTCCTTCACGCTGTTGTGGGACGATGTGGAAAGCGGGCGCATCGCCGCCGAGAGCCTGAGCCCCGCCACCTTGCCGCGCCTGCCCAAGACCATCGATTTCACGGTGGATTACCTGCGCTCGGGCCTGCCGCGCGATGCCTATGCGCGGGCGCGGGTGAACCGGCAGGGTCGGCGCTATGCCAGCGTCCATGTCGAGGCCTGGCAGGACAATCGCCAGCGGCTTTTCGCGCAGGCGACGGGGCATTTCCTGATGCCGCCCCGCGATGGCTGA